From the genome of Longimicrobiaceae bacterium:
GCCCACCACCCCCGCACCTCCCGGCAGCCCCGACCCGGCTACGGTGACCGTGAACGTGGGGGACCACTCCTTCTCGCCGTCGGCGGTCACCATCGCGGTGGGAGGGACGGTCACCTGGAACATGGGCGACGACGAGCACGACATCACCTGGGACGGCCCCGCGCCCCCGGGCGGGAACGTCCCCAGGACGGACCGGGGCGTCTCGGTGTCGCGCACCTTCCCCACCCCGGGCACCTACACCTACCGGTGCGCCCGGCACGAGAGCAAGGGAAAGACCGGGACGGTGGTGGTCACCGGCGGCACGCCTCCCGCCAACCCGCCGGCGAACCCGCCCACCACTCCGCCGCCCGCGAGCGTGACCGTCACCACGCCCGGGACCTCCTTCAGCCCCGCGGAGGTGACGGTCGCGGCGGGGACCACGGTGACGTGGCAGATCGGCGGGGCCACGCACAACGTCACTTTCCAGGGCACCGCCCCTCCGGGCGGGAGTATCCCCGACACCCGCGCGGGGACCTCCGTTTCGCGAACCTTCGGCACGGCCGGGAGCTACCCGTACGTCTGCACCCGGCACAGCGGGATGACCGGGCGCGTGGTGGTCCAGTGACCCGCGTCGCGGCGGCGCACGCCCACACCCACTCCAACACCAGCACGGAGGGATGAACGCATGCAGATGATCGGATGGACGCTGATGGCCGGGCTCCTCCTCCCCTTCCCCGTGGCATTCACGCGGATGCTGGCGCCGGAGCCCGCCCCCGCCGTGCACGAGGTCCGCATGGTCCAGGAGGGGAGCGCCTACCGCTTCGTCCCCGCGAAGCTCACGGTGAAGCAGGGCGACCGGGTGAAGTTCGTGATGGTCTCGGGAGGGCCGCACAACGTGGCCTTCGACGCGGAGAAGATCCCCGACCCGGCCGAGCGCGCGCTCGCGGCCGGGATGCCGGAAACCATGTCGCCGCTGGCCGGGCCGCTCCTCACCAAGCCGGGGGAGAGCTACACCGTCTCCTTCGCGAACGTCGCCCCCGGGACCTACCCCTTCTACTGCATGCCGCACATGGCGATGGGGATGCGGGGAACGGTGACCGTCCAATGAGGGCGTGGCGGAGCCGTTCCCGGGCGGGGCTCTGCGCGCTGGCGCTCGCGGCGGGGACGCCCGCGGGCGCGGCGGGGGCCCAGTCGCTGCTGGACCGCCCGCCCAACCTGTCGGGAGCGTGGGTGGGGACGAGCGGGACGCTGTACTTCAACTTCATGCACCGCTTCACCGCGAGCGCCTCGCCGGAGCGGAAGGTGTCCAACACCCCCACCTTCACGGTGGCGGCGGGGCTTCCCTCCCGCACCCTGCTGGGGGTGCACTACGCCACCAACTCGGTGCTGGCGCCGCGCTACCCCAACGAGTGGGAGTTCTTCGCGCGGCACCGCCTCTTCTCACAGGACGACGGGGCGCCGCTGGACGTGGCCGGACAGGTGGGCTACAACCTGGCGGCCGAGGGGGTGGACGGGGAGGTGTCGCTGGCGCGGCGGCTGGGGCCGCTCCGGGTGATCGGCGCGGCGCGGGTCATGTCGGACCCGTTCGAGACCGGGAACACGCGCTTCGCCGCGGCGGGGGGAGCCACCTTCCGCCTGGGGCGGTGGTGGGCGGTGGCGGGGGACGCGGCCACGCTGCTGAACCGGGAGGAGGGGGAGGAGATGGCCTGGAGCGCGGGCCTCCACCTGGCGATCCCGCACACCCCGCACAGCCTCTCCGTGCATGCGTCCAACACCTACACGACCACGCTGCAGGGGATCTCGCGCGGGGGCGAACGGGTCCGCTACGGCTTCGAGTTCACGGTGCCGCTGACGCTGCGGCGCTGGTTCGGGAGCGGCGGCGGGGTGGCCGCCGTGCCGCCGCCTACGGAGGCCGTGCCCGCCGCGGCTGCCACGCCGTCGGCGGAGGCTCCCGCGGCCGGGGGGGCGCTGGTCCGGGCGGGGATGCGGGGCTTCGCGTACACGCCCGCGCGCATCGAGGTGGCGGCGGGCACCACGGTGGAGTGGAAGAACGAGGACCCCATGGCCCACACCGTCACCGCGACCGACGGCGGCTTCGACTCCGGCCTGATCGAGCCCGGCGCCACCTGGCGCCGCACCTTCGACACGCCGGGCACCTACCCCTTCTCCTGCACCCCGCACCCCTTCATGAAGGGGACGGTGGTGGTCCGGGCGCCATGAGAAACAGACCGATCCTCCGCCTCCTGGGCCTGGCGCTCGCCTCGGGCGCCGCGCTCTCCGGGTGCTTCTCCGAGCGGAGCGCCATCACCGAAACGCCCCCGGGCCAGGACCTGTGCGCCTCGCCCACGGCGTCCACCGTGCAGATCCGCAACTTCGCCTTCGGGGGCGGGGAGATCCGCGTGAGCCGGGGGACGCGGGTGACCTGGGTGAACTGCGACACCGAGGCGCACACCAGCACCTCGGACGCCTCCGGGTGGGACTCGGGGCTGCTGGTGCCGAAGGCCACCTACTCGCGCACCTTCGACCAGGCGGGCCGGTTCGCCTACCACTGCGAGCCGCACCCGTTCATGAAGGGGACCGTCGTGGTGGAGTGACGGGGAGCCGACCGGCGGCTCGCGCCCGCGTGCGCACCCGGGGCCTCAGCCGCCGGGCGGGGCCGCGGAATCGAAGAAGAGCCTGGCCAGAAGCGCCTTGCGCCCCCGCGCGCCGACCTTGTCGCCGGCATGGTTCAGGTGGTGCTGAACGGTGTGGACGGACAGGCCGAGCCGTGCGGCGATCTGCTTGGTCGAGTCGCCGCGGGCGGCACGCAGGACCACCTCGCGCTCCCTCGGGGTGAGGCCGTACCGCTGCGCCAGGATCGGCACGGGGTCGCGCGGCGTGGCCGGCTCGATCACCACCACCGTCGCGGATTCGCCGGATTCGTCCGGCTCCGCACGCGAGGCCCGCAGCGCGTACCAGAGCCCGGAGCGGCCCTGCGTGCGGAGCCCCGTGCTCAGGGGGAGCGGGTCCGCCGTGCACGCCCGTTCGGCCCGCAGCTGCGCCAGGACGCTGACGACGGCGCTCGGAAGCGTCTCCGCGGGGTGGCCGACGTCGGCGAGGTCACCCAGCTGCGCCGACGCGGGCCCGCTGCGGAGCACGATGCGGCTCCGGCCGTCCAGCACGATCACGCCCGGCCCGGAGCCCTCCGCCGCGCCCGCGCCCTCCCTCGCCGCCTCGATCGCGGCGGCGGCCTTCAGCCCCCGCGCGACGTGGGGCGCGACGGCGCGGAGGAAGCGCGCCTCCCTCTCACCGAACGACCTGGAGGACGGCTCACGGAACAGGCACCACGACCCCCACATCTCCTCTTCGACGCACAGGGCGGCGTGGAGCGTGTGCTCCAGCCCCTCCGCCCGGAGCAGCTCCATGGACGGCTCGGAGCTGTGCAGCGACGTGGTCAGGCCGGAGCGGGCCAGGTCGATGAATTCGGCGATCTCGGAGGGGTAGACCTCCTCGATGTAGCTCTGCAGGTAGCGCCCCGACAGCCGTTCCGCCCAGCCGTGGGTGAAGAGCCCCGTATCCGGATCGTGGGCCATGAGCCCGTACGCTTCGGCGGGCACGATCGCGGCCGCGCGCCGCCCCACCTCCTGGCGCAGCGTCACCGAGTCCAGCCCCGCATAGCAGGCCCGCTTGATCGAGCGGAGCGTCTCGCGCTCCGCCCGCGTGGTCAGTCGAACGGCTGGTGTCACGGCTCCCCCTGGAAATGGCGATACCCCGGCACGCCGTCCCACCGCATCGTCTATGGGAGCTCGACGGCCGGTGCGGGCCGCCTCCCCTCCCCGCCCCCCCGAGCAATGATGCCGGGGCCGGTTCGTCGCGCAAGCTTTTCGTTCGCGCACCGGGGAGCCCGGAGACGCCGGACCGCCTACGCGAGGAGTGAGAAAGATGACCCAGCAGGATCAAGCCACGAACACGGAGGGATCGCGGACCTGCTCGCCGAGCGGCCGCAGACCGCGGCCGAGCTGGCCTCCCGGACGGACACGCATGCGCTGTCGCTGTACCGGGTGCTCCGCATGCTGGCGGGCGTCGGGATCTTCGCGGAGCGTCCCGACGGGACCTTCGAGCTCACCCCGACCGCCGCGCTGCTCCGGAGCGACGTGCCGGACTCCATGCGCGACATCACCCGGATGATGGGCGGAGAGTGGCACTGGCGCATGTACGGCGAGCTGATGCACAGCGTCCGGACCGGCGGAACGGCGGTCCGGAAGGCGTACGGCATGGAGATCTTCGAGCTGCTGGAACGGGATCCGGCGGCCGGCGAGCTCTTCAACCGCGCCATGACGAGCAACTCCTGGGCTGCGGTGCCGGCGGTCGTCGGGGGCTACGACTTCTCCCGCTTCCGGCGGGTGGTCGACGTGGCCGGCGGCCAAGGGATCCTGCTCGCCGGGATCCTGAAGGCGAACCCCGGGGCGCAGGGCGTCCTGTTCGACCTCCCTCCGGTGGTCGGGGGCGCGGGCGAGCTGCTCGGCAGGGAGGGGGTGGCCGACCGGGTGGAGCTGGTGTCGGGGGACTTCTTCGAGTCCGTTCCACCGGGCGCGGACGCCTACGTGCTCAAGCACGTCGTCCACGACTGGGACGACGAGCGCAGCATCCGGATCCTGCGGAACGTGGCCTCGGCCATGGATGAGAACGGAAGGGTGCTGATCGTCGAGATGGTCGTTCCCGTGGGGAACGAGCCGAGCCCCTCCAAGCTCCTGGACGTGCAGATGCTGATGGGAACCGGCGGCAGGGAGCGCACGGAGGAGGAGTACCGGGCGCTGCTGGAGGCGTCCGGGCTGCGGCTGACGAGAACGGTTCCGACCAGGTCGCCGCTGAGCGTGATCGAGGCTCAAGCTATGTGAGGAGGCCACATCCCTGGTTGTGCAGTGATGCGATTCGCCTGACAGTCGTGCCCGCCGGGGAGTAGAGCGAGCCGCTTGGAGGCTCCACGGTTGACGGGATGGAGGGGTGGGGCAGGCTGTAGTGTCGTACGGCGATAGCTTGTCAGAAGCTATCGCGCTCAGAACTCCAATTCGACTCGATTCTCTCAATCAGCAGGGTGTCATTGATGATCTCCCTGATTGGCGCCTTCTCTTGCTCAGCTGTGAGTTCATCCACAGACCACTCTGTCTCCCCGTCCCAAAGCCACCAGCGCACTCTCCCCGTATATGGATCCTGCACGCCATCTCGAAAGATCGGGAACGCTGCCGCATGCTCGGCTACAGGCACGTTGCTCACGATCTGCACAATGCCGCGGTTCCAAGCGGCCTGGAGTGGGAAGAAGGTTGAAAACTGCGGGTGCTCCTCGGCTAAAGCATGGAAATTTGCAGGTCGTTCACTATGAAGACCACGAAGAACGCGCAGAAGCGCACCAAATTGCGGGTGCTTGTGCGTGTACTGCGCATAGGCCAGCCCCTTTCGAGTGGTAATCTCGACGATGTCGCCGATCCTTACTGTCCCTGCCATGCCGTGTTTGCTCGCTTGGATGAATTGCACCTCCGGAAGCGCCGAAAGCGGGACGAGGCCGAAACCTCGTTCCGCTCCCGTTGCGTCGCGCGTCGAGTAATCTTGAAGGGAGCCTACTCCGTCGGACGTGGCTGAGTCTGGCGCAAGTCGTTCAACCAGCTGCGGAAGTCCTCCTCCCCGTATAGGTATGGACGATCCGTGCTGATTGTATCAGCGCCAGAAAGGCGATCAAGCACGTCCCACACTGCCTCGTCCGAAACGTGCGGATCGTCCATCGCGACCCATTGTGCAGCCCACATACTGATTTCTTCCCGTGAAGCGCGACCTGCAATCAGCTCGAACAGCCGCTGTTCAACTTCTGCTCGGCTTGGGAGTGGCCTTTCGCTAGAACGTTCCAATGTACCTTCCTCCCTCGTCGAACATGTAGTGAATTCGGGATTGGATAGGCCGCACGATGCGTACGCGGCCCGCAGCATCCAAAGTCTCGTGCCATGTCCTCATCGCACCCGTGACGGGGTTCCATTCCCTCGCCTTCCGTCTCCCGATCATGGTGCCCTGCTCTTGCGCGGGGCTCAGCCGCCCATAGTAGCGAATGCGACCATTCTGAAGTACTCTGGAACCACCCTTCCCGTACTTGGCCAAGAGGCGCAAATGCATTGCGACGCGCGGCCCCTCCTGGTCCGATCCAATCCGGGAACGTAGCCGCGACGGTGCAGCGGTTTGGATCAGCCTCGGGGTGCCCGCATATCGAGCTATCTCCGAACATGGCATCGGACCAGAACTCGGAAGAGGTAGCGTTCCTCAGCACTTCCGCCTGCATATCGCGGAACATCTTCTGGAATGCTTCCCAGTCCCTCTCCAGCGCAGCTCCGGCGGACTGCAGGCCCCAAGGCATCTCGGCGCGGTCGTGGAACGGGCACGCAACCGTGTGCACACCTCTGCCCGTACTCCCAACTCCCACACACAGCCCGAAGGGATCGGTGAAGTTGACCGGATCGTTGCCCGCGTAGGCGTACGGGTTGATCCCTCCTTCCAGCCCGATCGGGTCCTCGCTGATGAACCGCGCCAGCGCGGGATCGTAGTAGCGCGCACGGTAGTAGTACAGCCCGGTCTCCGCATCGTACTCCCGGGCGGTGAAGCGCAATGGGTTCTGCACCTGCTCGCGTACGACCTCGGCCTCGCCGAAGGGGCTGTAGCGGTACTGGTTGACCAGCGCCCCCGTGCTGTCGATCAGCCCCGCCACGTGCCCCGGGACTTCGGTCAGGTAGTAGTAGCGCTCACCGCCGCGCTCCATCAGGTAGGGCCGGTTCACCCCCGGGTAGAAGGCGTACCAAGCCCGCACCGCACCTGCGCCGTCCAGTTCCAGCACCGCCTGCTGCCCGTCGTACACGTAGCCCACCGTGCCCCCGTCCGTGCTCTTGCGCACCCGGCGGAGGCAACTGTCAGGGGAACATTATCACTGTACAGGTGGGGAAATCGGGCTGACTTCCCCACCCACACCAGGCATCTATCTCATGTGCCCCACCAAACGCGGGAGTACTGCATATCTAGGTTCCAAGTAGCTCTGCCAACTCCTCCGCTTCAAGAACGTAGCCCTCTGTACCATCTGAGAAGGGGACGTATCGGACAGGTGCGACTGGCTGGATCTGCCTCTCGCCATACGTCATGCGGTTGAGCCATACTGTACATGGCTGAGAGACGTTAACCGCTGTGAGCGCATCCCAGGCGAGACCACCACTTTCCTGGGTGAGCTCATGTACACTGAACGCCACCTCATACAAAAACGGGCCGTAGAAAGCTAACGTAGCGCGATCTGATGGATGTAGCTGACCAGCGCGCAAAACCACCTCTGCGGTTCTTGCGCGAAAAATCGTCACATCGCGTCCTGCCTCGTTCGTCGCCTTCGCCTCAAAGACGTCATAGGCGGCGTCTACTCCCTGTGCAGAATCCAGCACCTGCATTGCTTCGTCATGCGTCGATAGCAGACAGCGGTAGATGGTGCTCATGGTACTCGCACAATTCCATTGATAGGGATGTTCCGACCGGCACTGAAGATTTGGAACCAGTCTGCCTGGCTCGCCCTTTGAAGAGCCTCAGATGGAACGTTGAAGTCCACCCTTATGTTGCCGGTTCCCCCGGGCTTCGGGGCACCCACGGCTGTCACGTACGTTCTTCCGTTTGCCCCGACCTGCAGGGTGCCCGTCTGCCTCATAGCTCTAAACTCGGCCTCACTCATCCAACGGCTGACGCGAGTTTCACCAGCGGCAGGTGCGAACCAGGGCCGCCCACCAGCACTAGTCGCTGCGACAGTGCCTCCGCCACTGCGCACTGTTCCGAATCTGCTCGCGGTCCCAGCAGTACCTGCTACCAGCGAGAACTTTCCAATCCACCATCCGAAACTCCCTCCAGGCGGCGGGTCGGCGAGAGGGTCGGAGATAGCAACATTGTATCCCTCCCACCATGCTAACATCAACGCCTGGAAGTGCTTTGCAAACTCTTCCCAGTCCCGCTCCAGCGCAGCTCCGGCGGACTGCAGGCCCCAGGGGATCTCGGCGCGGTCGTGGAACGGGCACGCAACCGTGTGCACACCTCTGCCCGTACTCCCAACTCCCACACACAGCCCGAAGGGATCGGTGAAGTTGACCGGATCGTTGCCCGCGTAGGCGTACGGGTTGATTCCTCCTTCCAGCCCGATCGGGTCCTCGCTGATGAACCGCGCCAGCGCGGGGTCGTAGTAGCGGGCTCGGTAGTAGTACAGCCCGGTCTCCGCGTCGTACTCCCGTGCGGTGAAGCGCAGCGGGTTCTCCACCTGCTCGCGCACGACCTCCGCCTCGCCGAAGGGGCTGTAGCGGTACTGGTTGACCAGCGCCCCCGTGCTGTCGATCAGCCCCGCTACGTGCCCCGGGACTTCGGTCAGGGAGTAGAACCGCTTGCCGCCGCGCTCCATCAGGTAGGCCCAGTCCACCGGAACCGACCGCCAGTTTGCCATTTGAGGGGCAGCATGGTACACGAGTCCGGCCTCGTTTGGCCGGACCCGCGTATTCCCATAGTCAGCGCTGGATCAGTTCGTCAGGGGCAATAATCACGAAGCCACCATGGCCTCCAGTCTGCCCCGGAGCTCTGCCAGACGGCTGATCTCCCGCGAATCCCAGCCCCGGGCTGCACATTCCTCAAGTATTGTGGTAGCCACATTCAGCAACGCCCTCGCCATGGCTTCGGGTGCTACAAAGCTTTCGTGCATGACCCTGCCTTGGGTACCATTCCTACATTGCACTGCCCAAAGCGCCTCCGATCTCGGCAGCACATCCATCCAGAACGGGCCGTCCATAAATCTCAATCGGACGGATGATTTCTCGCGTGAGAGGAGGTTGAGGACTACCTCTAGCCACCATGTCAAGAGAGTGACGACCGAGTCCGACCAGTGCTGTTCTGGGAATGCACTCTCGCCAATCCTTGCGTGGATTCGGCCACTCACTTGACCGTATGCGGATCGCTCCAAGGATGACCGGTCAGTTACAAAGTTGATGTCTGCTTGCTCGTCGTGTGGTAGCCTGGTCATGTGCGTCCTTTCTACCATACGGGGTATGCGGTCTCGATTCTCTTCGTTGCCCTATTGATCCACATCTGGATCGTGAGGCCACCATATTCGCCTTGCAACAGCACCCTTTCTCCCTGGGATGCGAGCTTGTCTCCTGCGTTTCGGTATGCCTGCCTTACTACTCGTTCCACTGCTCTCGCGGACATCCCTGCTGGGAACAATGTCTTCAGTGGGCTTACCCGGCTCCCTCCCGCCATATGACCGGAAGTGATGTGCTCCATGTCGATACTGATCTTTCGCCAGCCTGGAAGGTTAATGGCTTTCGTCGCACGAGTGGCCTGAACCAAGCCCCTCGACGCCCCTCCCGGTCCGATCCAATCCGCGAACGTAGCCGCGACAACACAGCGGTTCGGATCAGCATTGGGGTGTCCGCATACCGAGCTACCTCCTAATGTGGCATCCGACCAGAACTCGGACGAGCCGGCGTTCCTCAGCACTTCCGCCTGCATGTCGCGGAACATCTTCTGGAATGCTTCCCAGTCCCTCTCCAGCGCAGCTCCGGCGGACTGCAGGCCCCAGGGGATCTCGGCGCGGTCGTGGAACGGGCACGCAACCGTGTGCACACCTCTGCCCGTACTCCCAACTCCCACACACAGCCCGAACGGATCGGTGAAGTTGACCGGGTCGTTGCCCGCGTAGGCGTACGGGTTGATTCCTCCTTCCAGCCCGATCGGGTCCTCGCTGATGAACCGCGCCAGAGCGGGATCGTAGTAGCGCGCACGGTAGTAGTACAGCCCCGTCTCCGGATCGTACTCCCGTGCGGTGAAGCGTAGCGGGTTCTCCACCTGCTTGCGCATGTACATCGAATGGCTCGCCCTGTCTGGGCGAGCCATTCGGAATAGTAAGCTCCTGCGCGCTTACTGCTGAAGGTCCACGATTGTGGTAGTGCCGTCTGGTCCAACCCTTACGGTTCCACTACCTCCTAAGCCGAGCTCTGTGGGTGAAAAGGTGACCAGATGGTCCTCTCCATCTCGACTGTAGTCTGATACCGTGATGGGATACCCGGGAGTTCGGGCTACGAAAGCTCCCCATGCGACAATCACAGCCCACGCACTGTCGCCGCGGGGTGGCGACTGCAGGACCATGTTCTCTACACGTGCCACACCGGTATCGACCTCTGGAGACGGTTCACGCCCGCAAGCAGTCGTGACGGCTCCCATCCCAATCAAGACGATTGCCGCACGAGAGAGCCACTGGATCGCGGAACTGCACGTGTTCCTCATCAATCCTATCCTTCTTATCGTGGACAGTTGTAGATCGGGCCACCGGGTAAGGCCCACGAGATGCTGTCTGGTCCGAAGGCCATTATCCCCTTGTTGGTGGCACGGGCCCAAGCTGTATCGTTTACGCTGAGGCTTTGTCCGGGTACACCGGGAGCCCTGCGATACAGATGCGAATGCACCAGCCACGTGGCGCCGCCTGGCGGCTCACCAGGAGCCATTCGCACATCGGTCAATCCGGGAGCCGAGGGAGCAATCTTGTATCCGCCCTTCGGTGTGGGAATCAGCCAATTTCCCTGCTCCCGCCTTTCGTGCCAAACACGTCCCGACCGGACCGCCCGCGCGTACGCGTCGCTCCCTGCCGCTCTGACAAACGGGTTGTTGATGATTGAGGACGCTGAGCATACGCCAAGAGGCTGCTCTTGTTGCTGCGCCTGCCCCTGAAGCCGATCCCTCTCGGAATCCAGCCCTTGCTCAGCGGGTCGAGGGTC
Proteins encoded in this window:
- a CDS encoding methyltransferase, which codes for MLAGVGIFAERPDGTFELTPTAALLRSDVPDSMRDITRMMGGEWHWRMYGELMHSVRTGGTAVRKAYGMEIFELLERDPAAGELFNRAMTSNSWAAVPAVVGGYDFSRFRRVVDVAGGQGILLAGILKANPGAQGVLFDLPPVVGGAGELLGREGVADRVELVSGDFFESVPPGADAYVLKHVVHDWDDERSIRILRNVASAMDENGRVLIVEMVVPVGNEPSPSKLLDVQMLMGTGGRERTEEEYRALLEASGLRLTRTVPTRSPLSVIEAQAM
- a CDS encoding RHS repeat-associated core domain-containing protein; translation: MYMRKQVENPLRFTAREYDPETGLYYYRARYYDPALARFISEDPIGLEGGINPYAYAGNDPVNFTDPFGLCVGVGSTGRGVHTVACPFHDRAEIPWGLQSAGAALERDWEAFQKMFRDMQAEVLRNAGSSEFWSDATLGGSSVCGHPNADPNRCVVAATFADWIGPGGASRGLVQATRATKAINLPGWRKISIDMEHITSGHMAGGSRVSPLKTLFPAGMSARAVERVVRQAYRNAGDKLASQGERVLLQGEYGGLTIQMWINRATKRIETAYPVW
- a CDS encoding RHS repeat-associated core domain-containing protein; this encodes MDWAYLMERGGKRFYSLTEVPGHVAGLIDSTGALVNQYRYSPFGEAEVVREQVENPLRFTAREYDAETGLYYYRARYYDPALARFISEDPIGLEGGINPYAYAGNDPVNFTDPFGLCVGVGSTGRGVHTVACPFHDRAEIPWGLQSAGAALERDWEEFAKHFQALMLAWWEGYNVAISDPLADPPPGGSFGWWIGKFSLVAGTAGTASRFGTVRSGGGTVAATSAGGRPWFAPAAGETRVSRWMSEAEFRAMRQTGTLQVGANGRTYVTAVGAPKPGGTGNIRVDFNVPSEALQRASQADWFQIFSAGRNIPINGIVRVP
- a CDS encoding plastocyanin/azurin family copper-binding protein, which translates into the protein PTTPAPPGSPDPATVTVNVGDHSFSPSAVTIAVGGTVTWNMGDDEHDITWDGPAPPGGNVPRTDRGVSVSRTFPTPGTYTYRCARHESKGKTGTVVVTGGTPPANPPANPPTTPPPASVTVTTPGTSFSPAEVTVAAGTTVTWQIGGATHNVTFQGTAPPGGSIPDTRAGTSVSRTFGTAGSYPYVCTRHSGMTGRVVVQ
- a CDS encoding RHS repeat-associated core domain-containing protein, yielding MGYVYDGQQAVLELDGAGAVRAWYAFYPGVNRPYLMERGGERYYYLTEVPGHVAGLIDSTGALVNQYRYSPFGEAEVVREQVQNPLRFTAREYDAETGLYYYRARYYDPALARFISEDPIGLEGGINPYAYAGNDPVNFTDPFGLCVGVGSTGRGVHTVACPFHDRAEMPWGLQSAGAALERDWEAFQKMFRDMQAEVLRNATSSEFWSDAMFGDSSICGHPEADPNRCTVAATFPDWIGPGGAARRNAFAPLGQVREGWFQSTSEWSHSLLWAAEPRARAGHHDRETEGEGMEPRHGCDEDMARDFGCCGPRTHRAAYPIPNSLHVRRGRKVHWNVLAKGHSQAEQKLNSGCSS
- a CDS encoding cupredoxin family copper-binding protein, which encodes MRNRPILRLLGLALASGAALSGCFSERSAITETPPGQDLCASPTASTVQIRNFAFGGGEIRVSRGTRVTWVNCDTEAHTSTSDASGWDSGLLVPKATYSRTFDQAGRFAYHCEPHPFMKGTVVVE
- a CDS encoding cupredoxin family copper-binding protein, translating into MRAWRSRSRAGLCALALAAGTPAGAAGAQSLLDRPPNLSGAWVGTSGTLYFNFMHRFTASASPERKVSNTPTFTVAAGLPSRTLLGVHYATNSVLAPRYPNEWEFFARHRLFSQDDGAPLDVAGQVGYNLAAEGVDGEVSLARRLGPLRVIGAARVMSDPFETGNTRFAAAGGATFRLGRWWAVAGDAATLLNREEGEEMAWSAGLHLAIPHTPHSLSVHASNTYTTTLQGISRGGERVRYGFEFTVPLTLRRWFGSGGGVAAVPPPTEAVPAAAATPSAEAPAAGGALVRAGMRGFAYTPARIEVAAGTTVEWKNEDPMAHTVTATDGGFDSGLIEPGATWRRTFDTPGTYPFSCTPHPFMKGTVVVRAP
- a CDS encoding helix-turn-helix transcriptional regulator gives rise to the protein MTPAVRLTTRAERETLRSIKRACYAGLDSVTLRQEVGRRAAAIVPAEAYGLMAHDPDTGLFTHGWAERLSGRYLQSYIEEVYPSEIAEFIDLARSGLTTSLHSSEPSMELLRAEGLEHTLHAALCVEEEMWGSWCLFREPSSRSFGEREARFLRAVAPHVARGLKAAAAIEAAREGAGAAEGSGPGVIVLDGRSRIVLRSGPASAQLGDLADVGHPAETLPSAVVSVLAQLRAERACTADPLPLSTGLRTQGRSGLWYALRASRAEPDESGESATVVVIEPATPRDPVPILAQRYGLTPREREVVLRAARGDSTKQIAARLGLSVHTVQHHLNHAGDKVGARGRKALLARLFFDSAAPPGG
- the petE gene encoding plastocyanin, which translates into the protein MQMIGWTLMAGLLLPFPVAFTRMLAPEPAPAVHEVRMVQEGSAYRFVPAKLTVKQGDRVKFVMVSGGPHNVAFDAEKIPDPAERALAAGMPETMSPLAGPLLTKPGESYTVSFANVAPGTYPFYCMPHMAMGMRGTVTVQ